The DNA segment GAAAGGGCTGGAGGAGCTGTCGGTCGACGGCTCCGTCATCATGGAGGGACTTGGCGATGGTTCTCGATGACGACCTGTTGTCCCCGGTCAAGAGCCTCGCCGACGAACGAGGAGAAGTCCTCGAGGTCTTCCGGGGCGATCATGTCCCCATCACCGGAAAAGGTCAGGTCTACCTGACCACGGCCTTCCCGGGTTGCATCAAGGGCGGGCATTATCATCGCCGCAAGACAGAATGGTTTTGCGTGGTCGGCGGCCGGGCGGTGATCGAGCTTCAGGACGTCGGGACGGGCGCGTCCCGGGTC comes from the Bacillota bacterium genome and includes:
- a CDS encoding WxcM-like domain-containing protein, whose amino-acid sequence is MVLDDDLLSPVKSLADERGEVLEVFRGDHVPITGKGQVYLTTAFPGCIKGGHYHRRKTEWFCVVGGRAVIELQDVGTGASRVFTLDRRRPAVLRVPPNTIHRIRNPTDQILSVIAYIDEVYNPDDPDTYPAGAPSAPPPTRWAVGPLFS